The following nucleotide sequence is from Echeneis naucrates chromosome 17, fEcheNa1.1, whole genome shotgun sequence.
AAGATGTGTTTGGAGTGAATTTAGTCAGCATGGATGGCTGTAACTTTCATTTTTGTGATGTTATTGTAGGATCTATAAGGATAGCTCACACATTGTTTGATGTGCTCTTAAAAGGCCTGTTTATTTCGTTTTTCTGGTAGTTTTGGgggcttttgtttcttttaaggCTACAATGGGGGCCTTGCTCACATTAAGGTTGGCACCATTTGTGTGGAGCtctatgtgttgtttttttttttttacttgtgaaATTGTGAGAGTAATGGTTGTATATGATTTCTGTTTGCAGCCATTTGACATCAGAGATGACAAAGTCTCGAGGGGAGCTGGTATCGAAAGAGTTGGAGCTACAACATCTTAGGAAGGAGGTCTCTGTCAAGACTTCTGAGATAGCCCATTTGGAGGAGAGCCTGCATCACATGAAAACCCAGTTTGACAAAAAGAGTGAGATAGGTATGACATGCAAAATCGTAATATGAATAATGCAACAGGTTCTAATGTCAGTTATTTTGActagtatttattttgttttattttttcagctaaGAGACACTTGATACCTGacaaatattattatcattgttgttGAATTAGCACTTAAATTTTGATGTGATAGTTTCACATAAACTCCTcccttgtttatttttattgtctttctcGCACCTCTCAGTTGTAGATCTGGAGGAAAAGCTACATCGCTGTGAAGCAGACAAACTCAACTCTGTCCAACAGGTCCAAGTCCTGCAGGGACAGCTGCAGGTGGTGCGGGGAGAGTTGGCTGACACTCTTGAGCACCTACAGAAACTCAAAGACGTTCTGCAGAGAACACAAACAATCGCAGATGAGCGGCAGGCCTCTGTGGAAAAATTGACTGTCCAACTTAGGTGAGGATAGGACTCCTTGTGAAATATTCTCCTGCACATAGGAAAGAGGGGACAAGCTGATGTTCAGAAAATATCCACatgctgctgcaaaaataatACCTAGTGCTTTATCCGAGTCATCTGTGTTGCAAACCATATTCATATATTCTAATTGTGTCACAAACACTTCTAAAGAtacacacccccccccacataaGCTGTGGTTTCCGACATCATATTTTTCTCATATTTTCAAAGTGAAATGTGAAGATCTCTATcaaatacactaccagtcaacagtttggacacactttcctattcatttgaatgacaaagTGTATCCAAACTGTGCAACTGTacatcaaacactgaaaaagggaaaaaatttACTggcatttaaattatttcatgaGAATAGATTGCCACAAATTCTAGTTCTTTCATAATTAAACATTCCCTttgttatttttagatttttcataGTCTAACTGCGCACTTTATACAGCAGAGACATGCAGATGCCTTCTGTGGAAAAAAGCCATTTAAAGAAGCACATAGTTGTTTTAATAACAGCTATCATAGTCATGAGCCCGTTTCACCCTGAGGAGGCATTAAATAAAgtcccatccatccacccaaGGGCCAGTCTCAAAATGTCAGACAATAAACTGCTGCAGGAACTCCTCAAGCCATGTTCCCTGTTTTTGACCCTGCAAGAATCAACTGCTACTTTTTCCATCTTGAAATTACTTGCCTCACTTAGTTTTGTTTAGACAAATATGATTACAGGGATATATTGGGATCATGTGCCTGCATATCTGCCTGTGGCTTCACAGTGACACCCAGAGGGAGTTGGAGGAGAGAACTCATGAGGTTTTAGACATGGACACTGCATTGAAGGAGCAACAGGGGGAGCTCCAACAGCGAGCACAAATGGTACAGAAACCAAAACTCAAGTCTATTCCATTTAATTTGAAGGTAATATTTTGTTTccatcattttcaaaatttaaattgtatttttaccAGCTGAGCCAACTGGACGTGGTGATCAGAGGACACAagcaggagatggagaggaaggtgGAGTCTCTGCAGCAAAGCCTTGAGACCAGAGAAAGGGAACTAAGAGATGCACAGATGGAGCTCACAGTCAGAAATACAAAGGTCAGGGTAGGTCACAGTAAAGGAGCGGAAAAAGAAAGTGTTGAAATGCTGCTCAAACTTTACATTACATTGTATtacaatgtaaaatgtatttaaataaagtgaaaatgaaacttttttaaactctaaacattttttgtttttattaactcAGATCCAGTTAGGAGTGACTTTTAGTTTTACAGTCTTTTGTCAGTAAGATCCCTGATTACAATCAACTTCAATATTTGAAGCGCAGGCTACAGATTGCATCTATCAGTCAGTTAATCCATGATGATGCAATGTATGGACAAATGTTTGCATATCCCtaagttgtgtgtgttgacGGGTGTTCTGCGGCGTTAGGAGTCACAGGAGATCAGCCAACAGCTACATGCATGTCAGCAGAAACTTCAGATTGTGCTACGGCAGCTGGAAGGAACTCAACATCGCTGTGAAGCTTTGACCAGAGAGCTTGACACCACAAAGATGCAGAACAAGGATAAGGTAAAGGTCATCAATGTTATTATTAGCATGCTGAAATTGTTCAGAACTGTTAGTAACTTAGTTCATTATTCAGACGTTGTATTCTGCATAACGCTTTCTGAGTTTGTCCTCTGAGAAAGTAAGTGAGTGTTTGTGGGTGGGTCTGTATCTGCATTTCAATCGCTGCAGGAGGTCAGGCTGTGTGCTGTGGAGAAGGAGCTGGTGCTGAAGGAGGCACGGTGGCTACAGTCGGAGGCTAAGCTGCAGAACACGGTCACCTCTctggagcaggagctggagctggagagggaGCAGCACAGCAAGGAGGTGCAGTAGATACTGAGGCTATAAAACTGGTGACAGCCTCCTACAatcaagtgatttttttttttttcataaccCACAGGCTTTTGAATCAGCCTCCCTGATCCTCACTGTCCACTCCTTATGTCCGTTTCTGTCTTGACTTCTGTTTTGCCTCACACCCCCTCCCTAATCTCACTTCTTCCTGATATTTGTGATGGTTCTCTTTATATAGTTCTTTTTCAGTTAAGCTCAAATCAAACAATAGCTAGTGAACCAGCAAAATCAACATCACTTAAGCTCATACATCAATCCCAGCTCTTTTGGCCCTTCCTCCCCAGCTGGAGTCCCTGCAGCAGTCTCGAGGTCAGCTCCTCAAAGTCTCTGAGCAGATCTCCTCCACCATGCGCTCTTCACAAGAACAACTTACTGCTAAGCTTCAGCAGAGCCAGGCCCAACTTGAGCAAGCCAATGCCCTACTAGACCAGACCAATAAAGAGTTGGATCACACCCGGAACCAAGCCAGTCACCTCCAAACGCAGTATgaccagagccagagccagcTCCTTCAGAGCAAAGACcagctggagcagagcaggGCTCTATATGAGCAAACCAGAAGCCaaaactctgacctccatgcCCAGTTGGAGCAGCTCAGTGCCCAGTTAAATCAAGCTAGAATCCAGGCTGCCAAGCTCCAGACTCAGCTGCAGGCCTATGAGAAGTCCATAGAGACTTCCAATGAGTCCTTGCTCATCAAGGTATTCGTTGtagaaagtcacaaaaattCCAGTGAATGGCTTTTCACTGTTTTGGTTCTtatccttttcctgtttttcctatAGGAGTCAGAGGTGACCCGTCTCCAAACCAGGATCTCCAGTCTGGAGCGAGCTGCTGACCGCCAAAATCTTTACAATCACaccctgtctctcccagctctgcACAAATTCAGACACTCCCCAGAGCACTCTTCCCCTGCccactcccctccctcctcccccaaaAAGCTTCAAACTGTTCAATCTCccagacacactcactcaacTCATCTCCAGTCCCCGAactacacacattcatacatacagCCCACCTCAGCTGCTCACCAAGCTGACAGCCACCACACTCGTGATTGGCTGCAGAGCAGTAGTATAAATTCCTCCCTGGACCTTCCTCTGAGTCTGAAGGTGACACTGAGGGAAGCTTTTATCAATCAGTCATGGgactcttcttcctctgcctcttttcCACATGAAGTGGACCACAGCTGGCAGGGCCTCAGTGCCATGGAGGCAACAGCTTCTTGTGACCTCTCCTTCAACCCCCTCACATACATGGTGGACAAGCAAGATGACAGAAACCCCAAGATGGAGGCTACCCTGATacaggagggagaaaatgagcAGCTGAGTGAGTTAAGAAGAGAGTCGGTGTGCACTCTGGTGGATGGCGGGGAGGAGGCCCACATGAGTTCACTGACAGGGATGCTGAGGTTCGTTAATCAGACTTTAGCCATGCAGGAGGACACTTCTCCATGGAGCGCCGCAGAGCTGTCACAGAACTGATGCAGCCTCGCCCTTCAGGTAAAAACACCTTTCCTCTCTGATATACTATAATCTAAATCCTAGACCTACATCTTAGTTGTATGTTAATCAGTTAAACAATTGGCCAGGGGATTATTTGAAgctgttttgaaatattttccattattCTAACAGACACATAATTTCTCTTTCTAAACTCATTCTGGGATATCATTATGGCCATGCCACTTTCTGACATTCAAAGACTGACCTATTAATTGAGGGAATAATTAGTGGGCTGattagtaataaaaataattcttaCAGTCCACAGTGGTTTTCCTTGTGTGGTCACTATCATTAAAAAGTGGCGTGTATGAGAtcaaaactatatatatatatatatatatatattagtttgaatagaaatgtttttgttcatattaGACGCCATTACTTACAATTACACTGAGGTGTTGCTGTGTTACtggtaaatgtttgttttcccctttttagCAGGACATCAAGGACACGTGATGCAGTGCTGCCAAGGAGATGTCAGAGAGGAGAAGGGCTGTttacaaagcaaacacaagtCTGCCATCTTGGTGTGTTATTAAAATGAAGCTGCAATATTGTCTATGAGTAAAAAGAAGGATCATCTTTCCAGTTTAGAGACCACTACTGTTCCAGTCTGTAAAACCATCCAATGGCATGATGTTTAGAATGAGCTTTATTAATGTTTCTTTTCCTAACCAATAGTGATataattttacacatttgtaAATAAGTTAAGTgaataaaattgtttttatgCAATTACTTTATCTCCAGTGGTGTATATTGTTTCTCTGACACTGTGCTTTGTACTAGTTCTCCAGAGAATCTGGAAGCTCTGGGCTCATTAACATGTTTTTGGATGTTCCCATGCTGTTGATAGCTGTGGGGTTGTGGAGCCAGAACAACTGGCAGCTTCTAGTCCGGGAGAGGAATTTTTGGATTGGGACTGTGGattgaggagggggaggtgatCACGCTGCATCTAATAGATTCCCCAGCTGGTTAAACAGGATTTGGCACTGGTATGTGGTTATATAACAAGAACATTGGAAACGATTGGGCTGTGGGTAGTTTTAGGGTAGACTTTTAGACTCTTTATTCGCTGGATTAGGATTGTAGTATGACTGACTTCTTGTCATGCATAGTTTTCTGTTTGAAGTCTTTATAAAGATGAGCACTAAATGCAACTGTGTGACACCCTCACACACTCATACTCGTTTGAAAGATTTTTGTTGCCACAGTCCTGTGTACCCAAATGTCCTTCACATTGGGTCAAACAAAAGTAGGGATGTTTATCTGAATCTCTTTTAAAGGAAATAGTTTAGAGGTTGATAATTAGTtaataagacacaaaaggttAATGACAAGATTAACCACCACCATGTTTACCTGGTAATTATCAAGGTGCAACCAGGAGAGGGCTGCTTTAGCTCAGAATAAACACTAGAGACCAAAAGGGTTAGCTTAGCTCTGTCAAAAAGTAATAAAGTCTGCCTGTTGGCAACATTAAAGTGTTCAATGGCTCCATGCTTGTGTCATGTCACACCAAGCTTTCAGGTCCTTCCATCTGTCCACTTCTTGTAAATATGTCACAGTGCGGTCAAAAGGTCGTTTTCACCTCACAAAACTCAATAACTCATGCTATTTAGGAAATACTTAATGAAATTCCTTTATAAAGTCTGCATTAGCTCAGTTAGAGTTCATAGTATTTACATTGGATATGACAGCTGCAAAATAACTGCTTACGTGTTTCAACCAATTAGCCAGCTTTGCGGTTTCACCTCTTGTTGCATGTCATATCAAATGCTTGGTTTTTTTTCGCAGCACATCAGGAAGGCTGCGCGACTGCATAATGTACCACCTGTTTCCACCTCAGGCCTGTGTAGTGGAGGCGTTGCAACACCTGGCTGACCAGGTCGTGCTGGCCTCCACCTGTCTGTGGATTTCCAACTTCCTCACCgacaggaaacagcaggtgaGGCTGGGAAGCATCGTCTCCAACATCCGTACCATCAGCACTAGTGCCCTACAGGGGTGTGTTCTTTCCCCActgctcttctccctctacACCAACAGCGGCATCTAAAGTTTGCAGATAACACAACagtcatcggcctcatccaggaCAGCAATCAGTCTGCCTACAGGCACAAGGTGGACCGGCTGGTtgtctggtgtggtcagaaccatTCGGAGCTAAATCCTCAACAGAACAGTGTTTAGTGTTGACTCATTCAAGTTCCTGGGAACCACAATCTCCTGACCTGAAGTGGACCTCCCACATAGGCTCTGCCAGGAAGAAGGCCCAGCAGAGGTTGTACTTTCTGCACCAGCTGAGAAAGTTCAACCtgcctcaggagctgctggtcatcttcaacatcaccatcatccagtctgttctctgcacttCCATCACCGTCTGGTTTGGATCGGCCACcaagcaggacaggaacagactgCAGCGGACTGTAATGTCTGCAGAGAAGATCACTGGGGCCGACCTGCCCTCCATCCTGGACCTTTACAGATCCACAGTCAGGAACCGGGCCGGTACCATCGCTGCAGACCCCTCACACTGTTCAGAACGCTTCCCTCTGGTAGGTGCTACAGAGCACTGTTCACCAAAACCACCAGActtaaaaactgtaaacatttaaatacaaaacatcaacaacagcaacaaaaatctgtttcttcccccaggctgtctcccagatctccccataagccacttgacaacctcatgaacatttgcacatttgcaAATGCGCTATTGTACCATATCAcactacaaatatttctaatatttctaatttaaatatGTATGTTGAGGCCAGTagggagaaaatgtgtgtgtatatatatatatatatatatcttcttcttttctttcccttctccaAAATAGAAACACTGGAGAAAAATTCCTagtattttcacacacagattttctgaTTCAGTTTACGGGCTGTTCGTGCCTtacatatttccattttctccctaCAGGCATCAACAGTTAATTGAAggtttgctttgtgtgtgtacaacAGAAGGTATACAGTATGTGACTGTGTTATGACTAGAGATGAAGCCTGCAATCATTTGTCAGTGATCCAACCTGCTTGTCCTGCCTTAAAGCACACTGTCCTCCCACCCCCCTACACACATGTAGCCAGCACCTTAACACCTTAGTGAAGTGGAACGGATCCTTTTAGTCTTCAGGTCTGCTCTCATCAGTCTATTACACACAGTTCTTGCACAAACtgtctttctgttcttcttttcttttgctgagtttttggatttaaaaacagcttttcttATAAAGGATGTGGTTCAGTCAGTGGTGTGTTGCGTGCTGTGTAGCTGTGCTCTAGTTCCTCTATGGAACATCCCCTCCACAGCAGTATATCTTTCAGCAAACATATAAAGCTGATTAGAATCGAGACTAGTTCCACAGTGTTATGCAGTTAACGTCTACATTGACTAGCTGCATcattaaaatgcaatttaaaaaaatctgtgctaATAatcaattctttatttttagatttatctttctttaaataaaatgtatattgcCTACCTAAGAATATAAACTTGattaaattttgttttagtGTACAAATCAGGCCATAGGTGTATCTCAAAGGATTTCAGTGTTGTGGTTAAGTAAATTTCTTtctaaattgaattaaaaacgtgaaatatatattatatgcaatatataaaatgtattattatcttattattatatataaatctatattttaaattcattagTTTGAAATAGTctaaaacattttgtcttgATTTCAATAATTACAGTTTACAGCTCAACAAAAGTCCAGTAttgagaaaatgtttgaatatttcatatGAAGTTCAAAGACCGTTTATACAGAATAAATACAGGACAGCTCTCAACCTAGTTCAGCACGCAGTAACCATGTTGTCCAGGGGGGCACAGGCTGCAGCCTTCAGAGGATTATCAAGTTATTTCAAGGAGCGAACTGaagctgcttttcatttggaaatgaaagtcCCAGGgttctggaggaggagggagtcaGCTCAGGATTCTCAGTCAGTGATGCTTTACTGTCACATGTCAGCTGATGTTTAGAAAATTTAGAGGCTTCGTGCTTCCCCCTGCcgaaaagacacaaagaaatgcCAATTCCCTTTTTCCCACAGGACTTAACACCTGCCCACAGCTAACTGCTTTGATGCTCACGATATTACTGTGGCCGGCTCTGCTGAATACAGTCCTACTACCAAATACAATAGATTGAGTTTTTCCAATGATTACCtctattttttcttcattataaCCCATTTATTAACAGATAAGGTAACTCTTCATCCATGTCAGAGCTGAGGCTggtgtcttgtgtgtgtgtgtgtgtgtgtgtgtgtgtgttgccattgGAGACAAAGCCTGCGGTCATTTTTGTCAACACAACAGCCTGCCAGTGCTGTACTCACAGTAATGTTGACACATGCAGCTTCTGGTGGAGGCCTTGAACGTaaacttttcaaatatttgaaatacagcGTATGTCTTTGTGAATGAGTGACTCTGTGATTGTCTTACTGTTTTAGGTAAAGGATCTGCAGCTCATTCAGTTTCATGTTCTGTGCAAAATCAAGATGTCACAGTTGTGAAAATAGAAACTAGGCCCAGGCGTAGGAGGGGGTAGACCAGCTAGATGTTAACCACAGTGGTGCGCTCACGACAGCGATTGGTGGGGTGGCAGCTGCCTGGCACACGTTTTAGCCACAGCTGGCAGAGAGAAGGCTGCCAGTGTTTACTGAGAGGAGCATATGGCTGATGTGGTAAAgtaatcatgtttttaataaCAAGGATCCTTTAATGAGATCCTTGTTTGCTCCTTTTCTACATAGTCCAGTTTAACCCTTTTATTTAACTTATATTCTTTCTCTTataattatttgtttacttATTGGAAATCAGTTGTGGAAGATAAACTAAATTCTCTGGTTCTCCTGTGTCTAATTAAGCTGCCCTCTAAGGGGGATCAGTAGATGAAaatcttctctcttttttttttaaatgtaacctTTGTTTACACAGGTAAAATTGCATTGAGACCCAGGGTCTCATTCTCAAGAGAGACTTgttcaggcagcagcagtacACAAAGTTACAACAGACAGGACAtacaatgagacaaaaataaatgtaaaacattaaaGTGATCATTGCAGAAGTGCATGGCAACAGACAGATTAAAATGTGCATGAGCCTACATGGAGTTCAAAATCTCCTAGTGGGATCAAACTGCGCAACCTCAGATCCTTCTGAAGCATATTCCATGTTGAGGGAGTAGAGTAGGAGAAGGCCTTCATACCAAGTTCTGTACGAACTGAAGGGATGGCAAAGGTGATGTAGTCCAGAGAGCGGATGCTGTAACTAGACAGTGAAGAGATAAGATGACAGCAGCAATGATGGATTTATAGATGAAGATATACCTGTGCATGGTTCTGTGCACACATAATGAAGACCAGTTTGCGAAAGAGTACAACAATCTTGATTAGCAGCATTAGGATGTTGACTCTGTGGGCCATGCTGCTTTGATGAGTTCATGTCATAAAGCAAAAGGGAGTAAAGTCAGCCTTTATGGTGCTGTCTAATGGAGGTGGGTTGAGTTTTGGCAGAAGTGTTGATTCCCTGTTTGCTCTGCTGTGTTGCCGCTGGCTGAATAAACAGACATGCTTGTCATGTTCCATCAAATGCagtcatcattaaaaaaaaaacaaaacaaaaaaacaaaacccacgCAATCtcttcaaatgtatttatccAGGGGTCAGAATGGCAGACAGTACAGGTGATGTGCATCTGTGTCCCTCCTTTAGAGAGTTCAAAGTGACAAATGCTCTTCTATTCAAGTCACCAAAGTGGTCACACTGTCTTCCAGCTGCATGGTCATAGACCTCAGGAGGAACAAGAGGAGGCCCAGGGTTGTTCCACCAGAAGAGGTGTtgattccacaaaaaaaaacagcattttatgtTTGACATCGTCGAAAGGTCATTGTTAATTCCTGTTATCAGCAAGCTGCAGCTCGCTGCTTCTGACCTTCCTTTCTTTAAACTGGACCTTTATTCTGAAAGGCTGGGAACGGGCCTCCTACATACCATTTAATGACACCTGCTGCTGAGACCAGAGCAGGTTTGGTTAGAGGCTTGTCATTACTTCTTGCTCACCCCCACAGTTCCTGATTCTGCTGACCGTGTGTTCAAAGCAGTTATGTCTTCATTGCAGGCACTTTCTGGGACAGGTAGTAGGATAAGATTAAGGCTGCAGCTACATTTCCACATGAGCAAATCTACAATGTCAGCTTCTGGTTctagtgtttttcacagattcACTCATAAATATATCCTAAAGTAATTGAGCTGTTTTGCATCTCACATTATATCCTCATTATTTCCCAAAAAGCTTGGGGAATTGCTGCTTCATTGCCATCAGTGAAACCATCAGGCTTTGGTGGCATCAACTCTTGCAGTGTAAGCCTCTGATGATGAGAGTCTAATCCGTTTTGGGTTAGTTGCATTGTTGCCGAGTATGTGCATGAGTCAACTGTCAGTATGTAATACAATGGGGTTTCAGCAGTCAGACATTCAGCCTGCATGCCACATCCTGTTTGGTGTCTGGCATCATCCCGCTGCCTGCACACAAACCGCTGAGTTCAGAGACATGAAGCAGCAATCACAAAATATGAGAGGATCAATATTTAAGTAGTAGAAAAAGCAGTAGAAATGATTTCTGTCACAATATCAGTACTTCACTTAATATTATGAACAGGTCAAAAGGAGCGAAGAGAAGTGGAGAGAGTCAGTTTCACAGAATTGTGAAAACGATCCACACGGTGAAATATCTGCAGTGTCAATAACTTCGATGAACATATACTTTATTTCCGACATTAGCACAAGCAGGTTTGAAAACAGCCATATTAGCATGTTAAGGAGTAAAAATATACGGCAATTCTATTTTAATTGGACAAAAGTATCTTGTTTTTTATCAGTTATGATCAATAGCGGTGCACAGAGAGGCCCCCCATCAAACTCCTCATGTGCTGGAAGAGTTCAGAACAAGAATGGAGGACATAATGTATCAGAGTTACACAGATGTCAAAAggcttcagtgtttgttttaatcacaaTAACAGAACTTGTGAAAACGATGTGGAAACTCATCCCACTTCCTTTCAAACTGAAGGGCACAAAATCTTTAATCAGCCACTGAACCGTATCATCACATAGCAGCTGCATATTGACATTCAAATTCACTACTTCCTCCCCAGTTTACAGAAGAAGTGCTCCATTTCACTTACTTATCAAACTTTGCGTGTCGTGTGAAGAAAGTTGTCTGTGTTGCTGCAGGAATTTCACTCACGCTGAAACAGTTGTTGACTGCTGCCATCGTTAAGTGATGACTTTATGCTGCAGCTCCAGCCTGTGCATGTCTTGCTTTCTGCAGGATGTGTAGACAACAAGATGACAGTATTTATGGACTAACATTAGTGGTTCACTCATTTGTCCCCACCAGCGTGAAGAACACGAAGTAGATGTGCAGTACAAACAAGTCTGTGATCTGTGAGTGATAGCAGGATTCACTGTCCA
It contains:
- the ccdc18 gene encoding coiled-coil domain-containing protein 18 isoform X3; the protein is MVASLTEELNMLREELDNKIALGKRAEQQRNQALENAEKLKEAFKDYKATISVKLKGVMESEKKLKESLIECDRGKEELEMKCTVFQREKTEQSQTISQLKEEVRQTKYLAAEHIDLQAQLEEARRQVSLLEQQLVQQGAESRELASLRRELEDLLSVTQSQEQKVAQSHREAQQSRAELSSLEAILALLHLQEGAVGSLCVRPCMLPPMDYSGSAQVLKLKPGDGYQQLLRVLQSKEAERKKQYCEVERLHEQQRRAQEEITSLQSSMAQRASHYQNLHTELLDKVSQATDTEKELKRKSARVAALEKQLQEKTSAYSQAALKNTELENVLLDKTSTLQHYQSLMTKKQREYQQSLDKCKRLHSQQSLEQQHRIQTLQLSIEEAQSQMLKMEQEIHLRQKEQNEAQEAALALQATVHQLTQEKQVEVKQHEDMLQSFNEQATQSATKMCQLQTALSECREELASYLQQMEEVKMDYESQLQKNNDKVSSLQEKLQSTSLVCQSSSEQNLQLQLSLQQQQTMLTESTSRISELEESQSQLQSQVSSLELQLERARASLQEEVQRRERDAEERDENLHKMNQQNSHLAESVTHLTSEMTKSRGELVSKELELQHLRKEVSVKTSEIAHLEESLHHMKTQFDKKSEIVVDLEEKLHRCEADKLNSVQQVQVLQGQLQVVRGELADTLEHLQKLKDVLQRTQTIADERQASVEKLTVQLSDTQRELEERTHEVLDMDTALKEQQGELQQRAQMLSQLDVVIRGHKQEMERKVESLQQSLETRERELRDAQMELTVRNTKVRESQEISQQLHACQQKLQIVLRQLEGTQHRCEALTRELDTTKMQNKDKEVRLCAVEKELVLKEARWLQSEAKLQNTVTSLEQELELEREQHSKELESLQQSRGQLLKVSEQISSTMRSSQEQLTAKLQQSQAQLEQANALLDQTNKELDHTRNQASHLQTQYDQSQSQLLQSKDQLEQSRALYEQTRSQNSDLHAQLEQLSAQLNQARIQAAKLQTQLQAYEKSIETSNESLLIKESEVTRLQTRISSLERAADRQNLYNHTLSLPALHKFRHSPEHSSPAHSPPSSPKKLQTVQSPRHTHSTHLQSPNYTHSYIQPTSAAHQADSHHTRDWLQSSSINSSLDLPLSLKVTLREAFINQSWDSSSSASFPHEVDHSWQGLSAMEATASCDLSFNPLTYMVDKQDDRNPKMEATLIQEGENEQLSELRRESVCTLVDGGEEAHMSSLTGMLRFVNQTLAMQEDTSPWSAAELSQN